The proteins below are encoded in one region of Sporanaerobacter acetigenes DSM 13106:
- a CDS encoding D-alanyl-D-alanine carboxypeptidase family protein, with the protein MIKKVIAIALILVFISSLSFATDPKINAESAILMDAKSGRILYSFNPYKKLPMASTTKIMTALIAIEKGNMEDIVEIGKDSVGIEGSSIYLYENEKISLKDLLYGLMLRSGNDASVAIGKYIGGDLKKFISMMNDRAKDIGAMNTSFANPNGLDAQNHYTTAYDLALIAREALKYEEFKEIVSTKTYIANRDKNNYFYNKNKTLWQYEGGDGVKIGYTKRSGRCLVSSATREGMQLIAVVLNDGDWFNDCYKLLDYGFENYSSYIIYDIGQFVSNVKVINGELDFLPVVVDDVCVLSLKESEKEKIKLSIKLPDEIPAPINIGDKIGKISIYLDGELLYTSNLISKSKVKEISYFKRILKGLKN; encoded by the coding sequence GTGATTAAAAAAGTCATTGCAATAGCATTAATTCTAGTGTTTATAAGCTCCCTTTCTTTTGCTACTGATCCTAAGATAAATGCTGAAAGTGCAATACTTATGGATGCAAAATCAGGAAGAATTCTTTATTCATTTAATCCTTATAAGAAATTACCTATGGCCAGTACAACAAAAATAATGACAGCTCTTATAGCTATAGAAAAAGGTAATATGGAAGATATAGTGGAAATTGGCAAGGATTCAGTTGGAATAGAAGGCTCAAGTATTTATCTTTATGAAAATGAAAAAATCAGCCTAAAAGATCTTTTGTATGGATTAATGTTGAGATCTGGGAATGATGCTTCTGTAGCTATAGGAAAATATATAGGAGGAGATTTGAAAAAATTTATAAGTATGATGAATGATAGAGCAAAAGATATTGGAGCTATGAATACAAGTTTTGCCAATCCAAATGGATTAGATGCACAAAATCATTATACTACTGCTTATGATTTAGCATTAATTGCTAGAGAAGCATTAAAGTATGAAGAATTTAAAGAAATAGTTAGTACTAAAACCTATATTGCGAATAGAGATAAAAACAATTATTTTTATAATAAAAACAAAACTCTTTGGCAGTATGAAGGTGGAGATGGTGTCAAAATAGGATATACAAAAAGATCTGGCAGATGCTTGGTTTCTAGTGCTACAAGAGAAGGTATGCAACTTATTGCTGTAGTATTAAATGATGGGGACTGGTTTAATGATTGCTATAAGTTGCTGGATTATGGATTTGAGAATTATTCTTCATATATTATTTATGATATTGGTCAATTTGTAAGTAATGTAAAAGTAATAAATGGAGAATTGGATTTTTTGCCTGTAGTTGTAGATGATGTATGCGTTTTGTCATTAAAGGAAAGTGAAAAAGAAAAGATAAAATTATCTATAAAATTACCTGATGAAATACCAGCACCAATAAATATTGGCGATAAAATAGGAAAAATATCCATATACTTAGATGGTGAGCTCTTATACACTAGCAATTTAATTTCTAAAAGTAAAGTAAAAGAAATCAGCTATTTTAAGAGAATTTTGAAGGGTCTAAAGAATTAG
- a CDS encoding DUF2953 domain-containing protein, with amino-acid sequence MKWILLFILIMILFMPVHIHISIKWNKKFNIKISLVTLFGLIKYKIDIDKIKLWYGKKSIGKNKEDEDKKIFNMMKKIKEYYLNNKKWIDYFLRKAKIEKIYWLTSFGLGDAALTGISTGILWSVKNWILAIITNNKKVKEIYINIFPNFGSDNIESQFSCIISWNFVYIIIVSLYLLIMKIKGGEKNANTSYSRTYGNNNE; translated from the coding sequence ATGAAATGGATACTGCTTTTTATTTTAATTATGATTTTATTTATGCCTGTACATATACACATTTCAATAAAATGGAATAAAAAATTCAATATTAAAATTAGCTTAGTAACTTTATTTGGACTTATAAAATACAAAATTGATATTGATAAGATAAAATTATGGTATGGAAAAAAGTCTATAGGAAAAAATAAAGAAGATGAAGATAAAAAAATATTTAATATGATGAAAAAAATCAAAGAGTATTATTTAAACAATAAAAAATGGATAGATTATTTTTTAAGAAAGGCTAAAATTGAAAAAATATATTGGTTGACTAGCTTTGGATTAGGAGATGCAGCTTTGACTGGGATAAGTACTGGCATATTGTGGTCAGTTAAGAACTGGATACTGGCAATTATAACTAATAATAAAAAGGTCAAAGAAATATATATAAATATTTTCCCGAATTTTGGTTCTGACAATATAGAAAGTCAATTTAGTTGTATAATTAGCTGGAATTTTGTTTATATTATTATTGTAAGTTTATATCTACTTATTATGAAAATTAAAGGTGGTGAAAAAAATGCCAACACATCCTATTCAAGGACTTATGGAAACAACAATGAGTAG
- a CDS encoding segregation and condensation protein A encodes MEYKIVLNAFEGPLDLLLHLIERAKVDIYDIPISEITDQYMEYLSQMNELDLGVASEFLVMASTLLEIKSKMLLPSKVDDSANQLEMEEIDPRVDLVKKLVEYKKYKKIAEELKIHEEIQNKVFYKPREDMSDYIEEELDLEEMDLEQLADVLNNVLRKRKKKNKNKTIDIDEIQRDEITIEESIDKLKNLLESKHKIKFSQLFDDTTTRSDIIVTFLSILELAKQKYILVRQYKNFDDIILIKK; translated from the coding sequence ATGGAATATAAAATAGTACTTAATGCTTTTGAAGGGCCACTGGATTTATTGTTACATCTTATAGAAAGAGCAAAAGTAGATATATATGATATTCCTATTAGCGAAATAACTGATCAGTATATGGAGTATTTAAGTCAAATGAATGAATTGGATTTGGGAGTAGCAAGTGAATTTTTAGTTATGGCTTCAACTTTGTTAGAAATCAAATCAAAGATGTTGTTACCTTCAAAGGTTGATGATAGTGCCAATCAATTAGAGATGGAAGAAATAGATCCAAGAGTAGATTTGGTCAAAAAATTGGTTGAATATAAAAAATACAAAAAAATTGCTGAAGAGCTTAAAATTCATGAAGAAATACAAAATAAAGTTTTTTATAAACCTAGGGAAGATATGAGTGATTACATAGAAGAAGAATTAGATTTAGAAGAAATGGATTTAGAGCAATTGGCAGATGTATTAAATAATGTATTGAGGAAAAGAAAAAAGAAAAATAAAAATAAAACAATTGACATAGATGAGATTCAGAGAGATGAAATCACTATTGAAGAGTCTATTGACAAATTGAAAAACTTACTTGAAAGTAAGCACAAAATTAAGTTTAGCCAACTGTTTGATGATACAACAACCCGTTCAGATATAATAGTAACTTTTTTGTCTATATTAGAGCTAGCAAAACAAAAGTATATATTAGTTAGACAATATAAGAATTTTGATGATATTATTTTGATTAAAAAGTAA
- the scpB gene encoding SMC-Scp complex subunit ScpB, whose translation MDEKEMKSVIEALLFIWGDPLSLKDISTIVELDNKETQKLLQEMMDEFNFERRGIRIIQIDDSYQMSTRPEHFEWIKKLYNPKSNKNLSNAALETLSIIAYRQPITKSEIEIIRGVRCDKAIDTLLEKSLIEEQGRLERTGRPIIYGTTTEFLKYFGLKNLDDLPSLEKLDIDTGEEK comes from the coding sequence ATGGATGAAAAAGAGATGAAATCTGTAATTGAAGCTTTGCTTTTTATATGGGGTGATCCCCTTTCATTAAAAGATATTTCTACCATAGTTGAATTAGATAATAAAGAAACACAAAAATTATTGCAAGAAATGATGGATGAATTTAATTTTGAGAGAAGAGGTATAAGAATAATTCAAATTGATGATAGTTATCAAATGTCAACCCGACCAGAACATTTTGAATGGATAAAAAAATTATACAATCCAAAGTCGAATAAAAATTTGTCAAATGCGGCATTAGAAACTTTATCTATAATTGCTTATAGACAGCCTATAACAAAGAGTGAAATAGAAATAATAAGAGGTGTCAGATGTGACAAGGCTATAGATACTCTTTTAGAAAAAAGCCTTATAGAAGAACAAGGAAGATTAGAAAGAACTGGTAGACCAATAATATATGGGACCACTACAGAATTTCTAAAATATTTTGGGCTAAAAAATTTAGATGATTTACCTTCCTTAGAAAAACTTGATATTGATACAGGAGAAGAAAAATAG
- a CDS encoding site-2 protease family protein, which translates to MLYDKLISLPGLFIAIIFHEVAHGYTAYKLGDPTAKEAGRLTLNPLKHIDIVGFICMLVFRFGWAKPVPINPNYFKNRKRDTILVSLAGPLTNFLIAIISALIISIGFIKNDIVMESLVITLWYNTMLGVFNLLPFPPLDGSKIVASLLPVKYEYMFYKYEKYLYLVLVILIVTNTIDKILGPLINMSLKLLLKIVS; encoded by the coding sequence ATGCTATACGATAAATTAATTTCCCTTCCAGGACTTTTTATTGCTATTATTTTTCATGAAGTGGCTCATGGCTATACTGCTTATAAATTAGGAGATCCTACTGCAAAAGAGGCAGGCAGACTCACATTAAATCCACTTAAACATATAGATATTGTGGGATTTATATGTATGCTCGTATTTAGATTTGGCTGGGCTAAACCAGTTCCCATTAACCCCAATTATTTCAAGAACAGAAAAAGAGATACAATATTGGTATCTTTGGCAGGGCCTTTAACTAATTTTTTAATTGCTATAATATCTGCTTTAATTATTTCTATTGGATTTATAAAAAATGATATAGTTATGGAAAGCCTAGTGATTACTTTGTGGTATAATACTATGTTGGGGGTTTTTAATTTGTTGCCTTTTCCCCCACTAGATGGTTCCAAAATTGTGGCTAGTTTACTTCCAGTTAAATATGAATATATGTTTTACAAATATGAAAAATATTTATATTTAGTATTGGTTATTTTGATAGTTACAAATACCATTGATAAGATTTTAGGACCATTAATAAATATGAGTTTAAAATTGCTTTTAAAAATTGTAAGTTAG
- the ytfJ gene encoding GerW family sporulation protein produces the protein METTMSSLKDMVDVNIIVGDPVQSPDGSVIIPVSKVSFGFASGGTEFNSAVKKGRKEDNTEEEKLPFGGGTGAGVTVNPVAFMIVGNNQMKLMPVDEGSNALSNLFDLMGNLATNLANKDNQNGNANNTNMGDINS, from the coding sequence ATGGAAACAACAATGAGTAGTTTAAAGGATATGGTAGATGTAAATATTATAGTCGGTGATCCAGTTCAATCTCCGGATGGATCAGTTATTATACCTGTATCAAAGGTTTCTTTTGGATTTGCTTCTGGAGGGACTGAATTTAATTCTGCAGTTAAAAAGGGTAGAAAAGAAGACAATACAGAAGAAGAAAAGTTGCCTTTTGGAGGGGGAACTGGCGCTGGTGTGACGGTCAATCCTGTAGCATTTATGATTGTAGGTAATAATCAAATGAAACTCATGCCAGTGGATGAAGGTAGCAATGCATTGAGTAATTTATTCGATTTAATGGGGAATTTGGCTACTAATTTAGCTAATAAAGACAATCAAAATGGAAATGCAAATAATACTAATATGGGTGATATAAATAGCTAA
- a CDS encoding sulfide/dihydroorotate dehydrogenase-like FAD/NAD-binding protein, giving the protein MTDIFKCADAGSEYCPCELAGTFNCISCSLLQGKDTCDCGWNGVCILNEYYMNNKKIKEGRKTYSAQKAYCRDMGNNCFLLKLETQDELAKELNRPGSYVFIRSKDKQNYFDVPMSVLDVEDDKFIYIAYQNTGCKTKSLNNLDKFLIRGPYWNGIIGSVNFNRLINTNCLVISKGIGYSSIVLPIKAMKKNNNNVALFLDKGKLNETCIFDFIDKEDIEMYQGDIFENGEFIKKIIKERNIELIFSAGSDLVHKFIYELIREFNSDIKFVITNNNRLCCGEGVCGACINRAKRGYKVRMCKAQVNPKIFYV; this is encoded by the coding sequence ATGACAGATATATTCAAATGTGCAGATGCAGGAAGTGAATATTGTCCATGTGAGTTGGCGGGTACTTTTAATTGCATATCTTGCTCGCTATTGCAAGGGAAGGATACTTGTGACTGTGGATGGAATGGAGTATGCATATTAAATGAATACTATATGAACAATAAAAAGATAAAAGAAGGCAGAAAAACTTATAGCGCACAAAAAGCATACTGTAGGGATATGGGAAACAATTGTTTTCTTTTAAAACTTGAGACTCAAGATGAATTGGCAAAAGAATTAAATAGACCTGGCTCATATGTGTTTATTAGATCTAAAGATAAGCAAAATTATTTTGATGTACCCATGTCTGTTTTAGATGTTGAAGATGATAAGTTTATTTATATTGCTTATCAAAATACAGGTTGTAAGACAAAATCATTGAACAATTTAGATAAATTTTTAATTAGAGGACCTTATTGGAATGGAATAATAGGGTCTGTAAATTTTAATAGATTAATCAATACTAATTGTCTGGTAATATCAAAGGGTATTGGATATTCATCTATAGTCTTGCCAATTAAAGCCATGAAAAAAAATAACAACAATGTAGCACTATTTTTGGATAAAGGAAAGTTAAATGAAACATGTATTTTTGACTTTATTGACAAAGAAGATATAGAAATGTATCAAGGGGATATATTTGAAAATGGAGAATTTATTAAGAAGATAATTAAAGAGAGAAATATTGAATTAATATTTAGTGCTGGTTCAGACTTAGTTCATAAATTTATTTATGAGCTAATAAGAGAATTCAATAGCGATATTAAATTTGTGATTACAAACAACAATAGGCTCTGTTGTGGGGAAGGTGTTTGTGGGGCTTGTATCAATAGAGCTAAAAGAGGATATAAAGTGAGAATGTGCAAAGCGCAAGTAAATCCTAAAATATTTTATGTTTAG
- a CDS encoding pseudouridine synthase, whose translation MRLQKYMALCGVASRRKSEKMILEERVKVNGKVVNELGTIVDPNRDVVVVDNKKIKLEEKKIYIMLNKPVGYVTTVKDEYNRKKVIDLIRGIDERIYPIGRLDYDTSGLLFLTNDGELTYKLTHPSFEVEKIYVAKVQGIPNHIELDKFRNGLKIDDYITSKSEIKVLKKYSDSSIVEIKIHEGKNRQVRKMCDKINHPVIELKRISMANIKLGNLKEGEWKYLKNSEIEYLKKL comes from the coding sequence ATGAGGTTACAAAAATACATGGCTCTTTGTGGAGTGGCTTCAAGGAGAAAATCAGAAAAAATGATATTGGAAGAAAGAGTGAAAGTAAATGGAAAAGTAGTCAATGAATTAGGTACAATAGTTGATCCCAACAGAGATGTGGTAGTAGTTGATAATAAAAAGATTAAATTAGAGGAAAAGAAAATATATATTATGCTTAATAAACCAGTTGGATATGTTACTACAGTGAAAGATGAATATAATCGAAAGAAAGTGATTGATTTAATAAGGGGAATTGATGAGCGAATATATCCTATTGGAAGGCTTGATTATGATACTTCTGGTTTATTGTTTTTAACTAATGATGGAGAATTGACTTATAAATTGACTCATCCAAGTTTTGAGGTAGAAAAAATATATGTTGCAAAAGTTCAAGGAATACCTAATCACATAGAACTTGACAAATTCAGAAATGGTTTAAAAATAGATGATTATATTACATCAAAGTCCGAGATAAAAGTTCTAAAAAAATATTCAGATAGTTCTATTGTTGAAATAAAAATCCACGAAGGTAAAAATAGGCAAGTTAGAAAAATGTGCGATAAAATAAATCATCCTGTAATTGAATTAAAAAGAATAAGTATGGCTAATATTAAATTGGGAAATCTAAAAGAGGGTGAGTGGAAATATCTTAAAAATAGTGAAATAGAATATTTGAAAAAACTTTAA
- a CDS encoding D-alanyl-D-alanine carboxypeptidase family protein, with protein MIFLHKNKRYFSAFLGILILLSSINISSAEPVFEIDGKSAILIDYNSGNIIYEKNSHDKLPPASITKIMVLLIAMESLERGTINLNDEVVISGNAAGMGGSQVYLEEGEIQTIENLLKAICLRSANDASVALAEHMSGSEELFVKKMNEHAKELGMNNTNFMNVTGLPNEGHYTTAYDIGIMSKELLKHPKIHDWLNLWMSEMKVGKNKDVVQSLVNTNRLIRDYEGANGIKTGSTSEAGFCLSASAKRGNLQLIAVILGCETSKIRFNETKKLLDYGFANYDSITVGRKNDLMGKVLVEKGSSEEVEAILERDACILLPKGSEGNLEKEIIISESILAPVDNHEKLGELIIKFNGKEIDKINIIAKNSVDKANFKDMLKKVFDNLLKK; from the coding sequence TTGATTTTCTTGCATAAAAACAAGAGATATTTCTCTGCTTTTTTAGGTATATTGATTTTATTGTCATCAATAAATATTTCATCTGCAGAGCCTGTTTTTGAGATAGATGGTAAATCTGCCATACTTATTGACTACAATTCTGGCAATATTATATATGAAAAAAATTCTCATGACAAACTTCCTCCAGCCAGTATTACTAAAATAATGGTCTTACTAATAGCGATGGAATCTTTAGAAAGAGGGACTATAAATTTAAATGATGAGGTGGTTATAAGTGGCAATGCAGCTGGAATGGGAGGTAGTCAAGTTTATTTAGAAGAAGGAGAAATACAAACTATTGAAAATTTACTTAAAGCAATTTGTCTAAGATCTGCAAATGATGCTAGTGTTGCTCTTGCCGAACATATGTCAGGAAGTGAAGAATTATTCGTAAAAAAAATGAATGAACATGCAAAAGAACTGGGAATGAATAATACAAATTTCATGAATGTAACAGGGTTGCCAAATGAAGGACATTATACAACAGCATATGATATTGGAATAATGAGCAAAGAACTTCTAAAACATCCCAAAATACATGATTGGTTGAACTTGTGGATGAGTGAAATGAAAGTTGGAAAGAATAAAGATGTTGTTCAAAGTCTTGTAAATACCAATAGATTAATAAGAGATTATGAAGGTGCCAATGGAATTAAAACAGGTTCAACTTCTGAAGCTGGTTTTTGTCTTTCTGCTTCAGCTAAAAGAGGTAATTTACAGTTGATAGCTGTAATATTGGGATGTGAGACGTCTAAAATAAGATTTAATGAAACAAAAAAATTATTAGATTATGGTTTTGCCAACTATGATTCTATAACTGTTGGAAGAAAAAATGATTTAATGGGAAAAGTTTTAGTTGAAAAAGGTAGTAGTGAAGAAGTAGAAGCAATTTTGGAAAGAGATGCATGTATTTTGTTGCCAAAAGGTTCTGAGGGAAATTTAGAAAAAGAAATTATAATATCCGAATCTATTCTGGCACCTGTTGATAATCATGAAAAATTAGGTGAATTGATAATAAAGTTCAACGGAAAAGAAATAGATAAGATAAATATAATAGCAAAAAATTCTGTAGATAAAGCCAATTTTAAGGATATGCTGAAAAAAGTATTTGACAATCTATTAAAAAAATAA
- a CDS encoding FAD-dependent oxidoreductase, whose amino-acid sequence MKSVVIIGGGWAGCAASIAAKKAGANVILIERTDMLLGLGNVGGIMRNNGRFTAAEENINLGAYELFEITDRFSRHVNINFPGHEHASLYDVTKIEPEVKKLLNDLDVEIMTKKRAVDVIMDMNKIKGIVLDDENVIYGDVFIETTGSTGPMGNCLKYGNGCSMCILRCPTFGPRISISQKAGIKDLMGQKDDGTYGAFSGSCKLNKDSLSEEVRAELNEKGVVVLPVPKENINMDKLSKKVCQQYALREYAENIILLDTGHAKMMTSFYPLDELRKIKGLENARYEDPYSGGVGNSVRYLSMAPRENTMKVKGIDNLFCGGEKAGLFVGHTEAITTGSLAGHNSVRMIKGEKLLDLPRNLAVGDIISYANEMLETEEGIRRRYTFAGSNYFERMKDLKLYTIDKDTVRERVKSTELYMVYDKNIM is encoded by the coding sequence GTGAAAAGTGTTGTTATAATAGGTGGAGGCTGGGCAGGATGTGCTGCTAGTATTGCTGCTAAAAAAGCCGGTGCAAATGTAATATTAATAGAGAGAACTGATATGCTATTGGGTTTAGGAAATGTTGGAGGTATAATGAGAAACAATGGTCGGTTTACGGCGGCAGAGGAAAATATAAATTTAGGAGCGTATGAATTATTTGAAATAACTGATAGATTTTCTAGACATGTAAATATAAATTTTCCTGGACATGAACATGCTAGCCTTTATGATGTAACTAAAATAGAGCCAGAAGTGAAAAAATTGCTTAATGATTTAGATGTGGAAATAATGACGAAAAAAAGAGCGGTAGATGTTATAATGGATATGAATAAAATAAAAGGAATAGTTCTTGATGACGAAAATGTGATTTATGGAGATGTATTTATTGAAACTACTGGCTCAACAGGTCCTATGGGAAATTGCTTGAAGTATGGCAACGGATGTTCAATGTGTATATTGAGATGTCCGACTTTTGGCCCAAGAATAAGCATTAGCCAAAAGGCAGGGATAAAAGATTTGATGGGTCAGAAAGATGATGGTACTTATGGTGCTTTTAGTGGTTCTTGTAAGTTAAATAAAGATTCTTTAAGTGAAGAAGTAAGAGCGGAATTAAATGAAAAGGGCGTAGTAGTTTTGCCAGTTCCTAAAGAAAATATAAATATGGATAAATTATCAAAGAAAGTTTGCCAGCAATATGCTTTGAGGGAGTACGCAGAAAATATTATACTATTGGATACTGGTCATGCAAAGATGATGACATCTTTTTATCCATTGGACGAATTGAGAAAAATAAAGGGATTAGAAAATGCTAGATATGAAGACCCATATTCTGGTGGTGTAGGGAATTCTGTTAGGTATTTATCTATGGCACCAAGGGAAAATACGATGAAAGTTAAAGGAATTGACAATCTTTTTTGTGGAGGAGAGAAAGCAGGATTATTTGTAGGGCATACAGAGGCAATTACTACCGGAAGTTTGGCAGGTCACAATAGTGTAAGAATGATTAAAGGAGAAAAACTTCTAGACTTACCTAGGAATTTAGCAGTTGGAGATATTATTTCATATGCAAATGAAATGCTTGAAACAGAAGAGGGAATTAGAAGAAGATATACATTTGCAGGTAGCAATTATTTTGAACGAATGAAAGATTTGAAATTGTATACAATTGATAAAGATACAGTAAGAGAAAGAGTAAAAAGTACAGAACTCTACATGGTATACGATAAAAACATTATGTGA